One part of the Methanofastidiosum sp. genome encodes these proteins:
- a CDS encoding radical SAM protein, with product MKNPAWENIGSKYAHTTMAHPCFNEKSHFTVGRIHLPVAPKCNIQCNYCTRSINKCEFRPGVSACILSPQEALDRLDKALKETENLKVVGIAGPGESLANDATFETLKLIDERYPDLIKCLSTNGLMLKEKAGELAELGVKTVTVTVNAIDEEIAEKVYAWINLDKEILKGKDAARKLLDRQWEGILAAKKRGMLVKINSVLIPEINLHEIEKIALKGRDYGADLMNLIPLIPLNMFKDLRPPTCEEISGARAKAEKYLPQFKLCKQCRADAVGIPGHNSDYHKEKRLDSEYFHG from the coding sequence TTGAAAAATCCGGCCTGGGAAAACATAGGTTCAAAGTACGCCCATACTACAATGGCGCATCCCTGTTTTAATGAAAAATCACATTTTACAGTGGGGAGAATTCATCTGCCAGTTGCACCAAAGTGCAATATTCAGTGTAACTACTGCACCAGAAGCATCAACAAGTGCGAGTTTAGGCCTGGCGTTTCTGCGTGCATATTGAGCCCACAGGAAGCGCTTGACAGATTAGACAAGGCTTTGAAAGAGACTGAAAATCTAAAGGTTGTGGGCATAGCAGGGCCGGGTGAGTCACTTGCAAATGATGCTACATTTGAAACGTTAAAGCTCATAGATGAAAGATACCCAGACCTCATAAAATGCCTTTCAACAAACGGGCTAATGCTAAAGGAGAAGGCAGGGGAGCTTGCAGAGTTAGGGGTTAAGACTGTTACAGTTACGGTAAATGCTATAGATGAAGAAATAGCGGAAAAGGTCTATGCCTGGATTAACCTTGATAAGGAAATCCTCAAAGGAAAGGACGCGGCAAGAAAACTTCTCGATAGGCAGTGGGAGGGTATCCTCGCTGCAAAGAAGAGAGGCATGCTTGTAAAAATAAACTCTGTGTTAATCCCTGAAATTAATCTCCATGAGATAGAAAAGATAGCCCTTAAAGGGAGGGACTATGGTGCTGACCTCATGAATCTAATACCTTTAATCCCGTTAAACATGTTCAAGGATTTAAGGCCACCTACATGTGAAGAGATTTCTGGGGCTAGGGCAAAGGCGGAGAAATACCTGCCACAATTCAAGCTCTGCAAGCAGTGCAGGGCTGACGCTGTTGGAATACCAGGGCACAATAGCGACTACCACAAGGAAAAAAGGCTTGATTCGGAG
- a CDS encoding ATP-binding protein: MISIPFLRRIRNKFIATYLIVLLVPVMAIGFYSINFTIDYLENDALKVVEQQAEITAKEIEKSLGVAESDIDFLSQSASLRALADAKNRRSVIEYILYRERLIEEFYNFANSKKAYSSVVYIDESGKEVVKVVYNWNQTFIATTSALYDVSDEEYFLKTMTLDRGQLYVSSLDLTSTITTESGDLIVSYAKPVFDSNGIKRGVVLISFPAQRVLSPILELAARSNLNTFILNKQGYYISKVGTSSLSNPFYAGESFIDQYRAEGFLKILSGTSGTISEGTNQIIAYSPVFPSSTDRSNFWIVVVTYSTETLFEPISIFENSFILIVLSTIIIAVFFGVIMADRITRPLRKLVYASRSLAEGDLSPKIDIDSEDEVGELAKAFGEMSKDLKKSYEDLERKVKERTLELQKANKKLSETNIELVELNKKISEANKLKSQFLANITHELRTPLTSIIGFSEVVLNEAKLNEEQADYLETILRNGEILLKLINDILELSRLDAGKSKLYLTEFNLQDAINKTLKIVSPLSKDKNIWISLNVRDVENVVADEDKIIEVLLNLLTNAIKFNVEEGKIAVRAFRIDDHVRVEIEDSGIGIKKEELDIIFDEFRQIDSSETKAYRGTGLGLSISKHYVELHGGLIWAESEPGKGSIFIFEIPIEAEEEE, encoded by the coding sequence ATGATAAGTATACCTTTTTTGAGAAGAATTAGAAACAAGTTCATAGCTACATACCTTATAGTACTTTTGGTACCAGTTATGGCTATCGGTTTTTACAGTATTAATTTTACAATTGATTATCTCGAAAATGACGCCTTGAAGGTCGTCGAACAGCAGGCCGAGATTACTGCAAAGGAGATAGAAAAATCATTGGGTGTTGCTGAAAGCGACATTGATTTTTTGAGTCAGTCGGCATCGCTAAGGGCTTTGGCCGATGCCAAGAACAGGAGGTCGGTGATTGAATATATACTCTATAGGGAGCGCCTTATAGAAGAGTTCTATAACTTTGCAAATTCCAAAAAAGCCTACTCGAGTGTTGTCTACATAGATGAAAGTGGAAAAGAAGTCGTAAAGGTAGTTTATAACTGGAACCAGACCTTTATTGCAACGACCTCTGCTCTTTATGATGTTTCAGATGAAGAGTATTTCCTAAAGACAATGACGCTTGACAGAGGGCAATTGTATGTTTCTTCCCTTGACCTCACATCCACAATAACAACAGAGTCGGGGGACCTAATCGTTAGTTATGCAAAGCCTGTCTTTGACTCAAACGGTATCAAAAGAGGCGTTGTCCTTATCAGTTTTCCAGCACAGAGGGTGTTGAGCCCAATATTAGAGCTTGCTGCAAGATCAAATCTAAACACATTCATTTTGAACAAGCAGGGCTATTACATTTCGAAGGTTGGAACGTCAAGCTTATCCAATCCTTTTTATGCTGGAGAAAGCTTTATTGACCAGTATAGGGCCGAGGGATTTCTAAAGATACTATCCGGCACTAGCGGTACAATCTCAGAAGGTACTAATCAGATAATCGCATATTCGCCAGTTTTCCCATCTTCAACTGACAGGAGTAACTTCTGGATTGTTGTGGTAACATACTCGACAGAGACCTTATTTGAGCCAATATCTATTTTTGAGAATAGTTTTATCCTTATAGTATTGTCGACAATTATTATAGCCGTGTTCTTTGGAGTTATAATGGCGGATAGGATTACAAGGCCGCTTAGAAAGCTTGTCTATGCATCAAGAAGCCTTGCGGAGGGGGACTTAAGTCCAAAGATTGACATAGATAGCGAGGATGAGGTAGGGGAACTGGCAAAGGCTTTTGGGGAGATGTCAAAGGACCTCAAAAAATCCTATGAAGACCTTGAAAGAAAGGTTAAAGAGCGAACACTTGAGCTCCAGAAGGCAAATAAAAAGTTATCCGAAACCAATATAGAGCTAGTAGAGCTGAACAAAAAGATATCAGAGGCAAACAAACTAAAATCACAGTTCTTAGCAAATATTACACACGAGCTTAGAACTCCACTTACATCAATTATAGGATTCTCAGAAGTAGTATTAAATGAGGCCAAGTTAAATGAGGAGCAGGCCGATTACCTTGAAACTATTTTGAGAAATGGTGAGATCCTTTTGAAACTTATAAATGACATCTTAGAGCTATCAAGGCTTGATGCAGGAAAATCAAAGCTTTACCTTACGGAGTTTAATTTACAGGACGCAATTAATAAAACTTTAAAAATAGTTTCACCTTTATCAAAGGATAAGAATATCTGGATTTCATTAAATGTCCGGGATGTCGAGAATGTCGTTGCCGATGAGGACAAGATTATTGAAGTCTTACTAAATCTTTTGACAAACGCCATAAAATTCAATGTTGAAGAAGGAAAAATTGCAGTAAGGGCTTTTAGAATAGATGACCACGTGAGGGTGGAAATTGAGGATTCAGGCATAGGAATCAAAAAGGAGGAGCTAGACATAATATTCGATGAGTTCAGGCAAATTGACAGCTCTGAGACTAAAGCCTATAGAGGTACAGGCCTCGGGCTTTCAATTTCCAAACATTATGTAGAGCTCCATGGCGGACTCATCTGGGCGGAGAGCGAACCTGGAAAGGGGTCAATTTTTATATTTGAAATACCAATAGAGGCAGAGGAAGAAGAATGA
- a CDS encoding response regulator → MSKILIVDDTADNVKLIKAMIKSVATEIEVAVDGEEALNKITNNDYDIILLDIMLPKISGIDVLKRVREKDIDIPIIVMTAYGSEELAVETLREGGDDYLINKPIRTEDLLEAINKALEKRKAKNLEDDFTNEDAYSMVSEFENNLREFILEALKRKYGLSWWDRGIPNFIKSICLKRQNDAIVRKREVYPPLFYTDFSHYLPIILFKNNEKEIDNWKDVFEYYFVSIGWIKGRLIELTEIRNEIVHPKKMTKRQFKKMKLYIDEINEYMDRPHD, encoded by the coding sequence ATGAGCAAAATATTAATTGTTGATGACACAGCAGATAATGTAAAACTTATCAAGGCGATGATAAAGTCAGTTGCAACAGAAATCGAAGTTGCCGTTGATGGCGAAGAGGCCCTAAACAAGATTACTAATAATGATTATGATATTATACTTCTCGATATAATGCTGCCAAAGATATCAGGGATTGACGTTTTGAAACGGGTCAGAGAAAAAGATATTGACATCCCCATAATAGTCATGACAGCCTACGGCTCAGAGGAGCTAGCAGTTGAAACACTTAGAGAGGGTGGAGATGACTATCTTATTAATAAGCCAATAAGGACAGAAGACCTCCTTGAAGCGATAAACAAAGCACTTGAAAAGAGAAAAGCAAAGAATCTTGAAGATGACTTCACAAACGAGGACGCTTATTCTATGGTCTCAGAATTTGAAAATAATTTGAGAGAGTTCATTTTAGAGGCATTAAAAAGAAAGTACGGCCTTTCCTGGTGGGATAGAGGAATTCCAAACTTCATAAAGTCAATCTGTTTGAAAAGGCAAAACGACGCAATCGTCAGAAAAAGAGAAGTTTACCCGCCGCTATTTTATACAGACTTCTCCCATTACCTCCCAATAATTCTCTTTAAGAACAATGAAAAAGAGATAGACAACTGGAAGGATGTCTTTGAATATTATTTTGTAAGCATCGGCTGGATTAAAGGCCGATTGATTGAATTAACAGAAATTAGAAACGAGATTGTCCATCCGAAAAAAATGACCAAGAGGCAGTTTAAGAAGATGAAGTTATACATAGACGAGATCAATGAGTATATGGATAGGCCTCATGATTAA
- a CDS encoding MnmC family methyltransferase, translating to MDLSIISDYFEFENNRSLSKKEVLESRRNFFLDIQKEFITTDDGSLSLKFQDTMHSYIGALKERLHAYSIPSRIAERKRLLDICSGFGYNALYALHHNPKLRIDMVEKFWEISAVSLIIPLPENYSFLAPEFERIKGAVENKLHEMGLIKNLAYGNDPNLRLHVGEAEEVLSNMQDKFDVIFFDPYKSEVSPELFTIESVKCMVDRLEENGIFLTYLSNYAIRSALSCYLNIGKVNLPLKKVEGTIASRSKEELPIDSYEERIIALTELGIPYRKAETPEETILKRLEERAFMKNKYLLPSSKRSIVNFEDAFSGSDTSLRKRLEDFGLTKESSEYIICPQKEECICKKCQKGYDTSSERIREMRRRIYEIKNFNHEAYPYTH from the coding sequence ATGGATCTTTCAATAATTTCTGATTATTTTGAATTTGAAAATAATAGATCCCTCTCAAAGAAAGAGGTGTTAGAGTCAAGGAGAAATTTCTTTCTTGATATACAAAAGGAGTTCATAACAACTGATGACGGCTCTCTTTCCCTAAAGTTTCAGGACACGATGCACTCATATATCGGGGCGCTAAAAGAAAGGCTTCATGCATACTCGATTCCTTCAAGGATAGCTGAAAGAAAGAGACTTCTTGACATATGTAGCGGTTTTGGCTACAACGCGCTTTACGCCCTCCACCATAACCCAAAATTAAGGATAGATATGGTGGAAAAGTTTTGGGAGATATCTGCAGTCTCCCTCATAATACCCCTCCCTGAAAACTATTCATTTTTGGCTCCTGAGTTTGAAAGGATAAAGGGTGCTGTAGAAAATAAATTACATGAAATGGGATTAATTAAAAATCTCGCATATGGAAATGACCCAAATCTAAGGCTTCATGTAGGTGAGGCGGAAGAAGTTCTTTCCAACATGCAGGATAAATTTGATGTAATATTTTTTGACCCATACAAATCAGAAGTTTCACCTGAACTTTTCACAATAGAATCTGTAAAGTGCATGGTGGATAGGCTAGAGGAAAATGGTATATTCCTGACGTATCTATCAAACTATGCTATAAGGTCTGCTCTATCTTGTTACCTAAACATTGGAAAAGTTAATCTGCCATTAAAAAAAGTCGAGGGAACGATCGCATCCAGATCCAAAGAAGAGTTACCCATTGATTCTTACGAGGAGAGGATCATTGCATTAACTGAGCTTGGGATACCCTACAGAAAAGCAGAAACTCCAGAAGAGACAATCCTAAAGAGGCTAGAAGAGAGGGCATTTATGAAGAATAAATACCTGCTCCCTTCCTCAAAAAGAAGTATAGTAAATTTTGAAGATGCCTTTTCAGGCAGTGACACCTCTTTAAGAAAAAGACTGGAAGATTTTGGGCTCACAAAAGAATCTTCAGAATATATAATCTGCCCACAAAAAGAGGAGTGCATCTGCAAAAAATGTCAAAAGGGATACGACACGTCAAGTGAAAGAATAAGGGAAATGAGAAGAAGGATTTATGAAATAAAGAATTTTAATCATGAGGCCTATCCATATACTCATTGA